One genomic region from Candidatus Latescibacter sp. encodes:
- a CDS encoding heparinase II/III family protein — protein MKKRKKMEDKRQNKTFYSGLLALGFGLCILAYAAPGLAQLPPAPVKAPDDLKSMLRKDHPRIFFNSESFPAIKARALNEEAKLFNDMKMRADRLDPDKAQPGDYGTQSAEAAFVYLVTGDDTYLVKTKKLLKKSIDYYLDQYAQKIAANWYSFNQTNAWAAYDWIFNRLSAQERKDLALPFLDEVENIQPTTKRPHFLPQESWSRSTTGFYGNPALLWYAGLATFGEGIDDVRAETFLSEGYRLFMEVLAHRRKGAGDDGGSASASMNYVMAAYPWAEYNFFHSFRSATGKNIALDWPYASYLPGYLYWNMLPGLLEFGAGDAYHTTNRLSLSNMRSHLLQIINFYGDSSPKCAAFSKWMIGQVPTGNYGSFPYLPFLLTERRDDVQAMGPATVMPHARNFENMGQVFMRSGPGPDDTYALFMAGGVIEQHKHWDNNQFLIFKKGFLALDTGSRPGGIHTQNYYPRTVAHNCILITMPGEVLPVYVDKGAGFVSTEKGFVGGQRWGAPAPGEEDLPVPNDGGQNELLGSKVAAFETNDDYSYVASDATGCYSAEKCRLALRQFVFLHPDYFVVFDRVVSARPEYKKTWLLHTATEPQIDDSIFSETQGQGKLFSRTLLPEKAEMTKIGGPGKQFWSGGRNWPMPHNSPPDTTQLLGQWRVEVSPSESKNEALFLHLIQVGDLNLAKMVQSELVKNRKQVGVKFSSGARTWEVVFGTEGGASGHIAIREGGKILVNRALTTKIMPQKGLFGTD, from the coding sequence ATGAAAAAAAGAAAGAAGATGGAAGACAAAAGACAGAATAAAACCTTTTACTCTGGACTTTTGGCTTTGGGTTTTGGACTTTGTATTCTCGCATATGCCGCGCCGGGACTGGCCCAGCTTCCTCCTGCCCCTGTCAAAGCGCCTGATGATCTGAAATCCATGCTGCGGAAGGATCATCCCCGTATTTTTTTCAACTCTGAGAGTTTCCCGGCGATAAAAGCACGGGCGCTGAACGAGGAGGCAAAACTTTTCAATGACATGAAAATGCGCGCAGACCGGCTGGACCCTGACAAGGCTCAGCCGGGCGATTACGGCACACAGTCTGCTGAAGCGGCCTTTGTGTACCTGGTGACCGGGGATGACACGTATCTGGTGAAAACAAAGAAACTCCTTAAAAAGAGCATCGATTACTATCTGGACCAATATGCACAGAAGATAGCGGCGAACTGGTACTCTTTCAACCAGACCAATGCCTGGGCGGCCTATGACTGGATTTTCAACCGCCTTTCGGCGCAGGAGAGAAAGGACCTGGCGCTCCCTTTCCTCGATGAAGTGGAGAATATTCAGCCGACCACGAAAAGGCCGCACTTTCTTCCCCAGGAAAGCTGGTCGCGTTCGACCACCGGTTTTTACGGCAATCCGGCGCTTCTATGGTATGCCGGGCTGGCCACATTCGGCGAGGGAATCGATGATGTCCGTGCCGAAACCTTCCTTTCTGAGGGCTATCGGCTCTTTATGGAGGTTCTCGCTCACCGTCGCAAGGGCGCAGGAGATGACGGCGGCTCCGCATCTGCGAGCATGAACTATGTGATGGCGGCGTATCCCTGGGCGGAATATAATTTCTTCCATTCGTTTCGTTCCGCCACAGGGAAGAATATCGCCCTGGACTGGCCTTACGCATCCTACCTTCCCGGCTACCTTTACTGGAACATGCTCCCGGGACTGCTGGAATTCGGGGCGGGCGACGCCTACCATACCACAAACCGGCTCTCCCTGAGCAACATGCGCTCCCATCTCCTCCAGATCATTAATTTTTATGGGGATAGCAGCCCTAAGTGCGCCGCATTCTCCAAGTGGATGATCGGACAGGTCCCGACAGGAAACTACGGTTCCTTTCCCTATCTCCCATTTCTCCTGACCGAGCGCAGGGATGATGTCCAGGCCATGGGACCGGCGACAGTTATGCCTCATGCCCGTAATTTCGAAAACATGGGGCAGGTGTTCATGCGCTCAGGTCCCGGGCCGGATGACACCTATGCCCTCTTTATGGCGGGCGGGGTCATAGAGCAGCACAAGCACTGGGACAACAACCAGTTCCTGATTTTCAAGAAGGGATTTCTCGCCTTGGATACCGGCTCACGGCCTGGCGGAATCCACACACAGAATTACTATCCACGGACGGTGGCGCATAACTGCATACTCATCACCATGCCTGGGGAGGTTCTGCCTGTCTATGTGGACAAGGGGGCCGGCTTTGTATCGACGGAAAAGGGATTTGTAGGCGGCCAGCGCTGGGGTGCACCCGCACCCGGAGAGGAGGATCTTCCGGTGCCAAACGACGGCGGCCAGAACGAGCTTCTGGGTTCGAAGGTGGCGGCGTTTGAAACCAATGATGATTATTCCTATGTCGCAAGCGACGCCACCGGGTGCTACTCCGCTGAAAAATGCCGCCTGGCACTCCGGCAGTTCGTATTTCTGCACCCTGATTATTTCGTAGTTTTCGACCGTGTGGTGTCGGCCAGACCCGAATACAAAAAGACCTGGCTCCTTCATACTGCCACTGAACCTCAGATAGATGACTCCATATTTTCAGAGACACAGGGACAGGGAAAACTCTTTTCCCGAACACTTCTTCCGGAAAAGGCCGAGATGACAAAGATCGGCGGACCTGGAAAACAATTCTGGTCGGGTGGGCGCAACTGGCCCATGCCGCACAACTCACCTCCCGACACCACGCAGCTCCTCGGACAGTGGCGTGTGGAGGTAAGTCCTTCGGAATCAAAGAATGAAGCCCTGTTCCTTCACCTCATACAGGTCGGCGACCTGAATCTGGCAAAGATGGTGCAGTCGGAACTGGTGAAGAATAGGAAACAGGTGGGAGTGAAATTTTCCAGCGGCGCCCGCACCTGGGAGGTGGTGTTCGGAACTGAGGGGGGCGCTTCCGGGCATATTGCCATCCGTGAAGGAGGCAAAATCCTGGTGAACCGTGCGCTGACCACCAAAATCATGCCCCAGAAGGGACTTTTCGGGACGGACTGA